A segment of the Synechococcus sp. MEDNS5 genome:
GCTTCGTCGTCGAGCTTGGTTTTGTCGCAATCGTAAAGCTCGAGAATGCAGTGCTTGCCCACCATGTCGGTGTCACTGGCAATCGGGGCACTGGCAGGGGTGCGGGTTTGAGCGTCGTCCCATCCCGGGTTGGGATGCAGGCATGACAGGGTCTGCTCCATCAGGATGCAAAAGAAAACAGTCATCCACTTTAGCTGTATCTCAACCGTTTCTCAAATGATCAGCATTGAGAATCTGTGAGCGTTGCCGCCATTCGCCCTCAAAGGCGTTGAGATGGGTGGCACTCACAAGACACTGATGGCTGTCACCCACCGCTTCCAGCAAGGCCAGTTGTCGCTGCGGATCCAATTCCGCCAGCACATCGTCCAGCAGCAGGAGCGGTGGATGGCCGCAGAGCTCTCCCACCAGTTCCAGTTCCGCCAGTTTCAGCGCCAGAACAAGGGTGCGCTGTTGACCTGATGACCCGAAGCGACGGGCGATGGTGCCATTCAGCAGCATGTCGATCTCGTCCCGATGGGGGCCGACTCGGCAGCTGCCGAGCCGTTCCTCCTCACAGCGTTGGCGGTGCAGCTGCTGTTCGATCGCCAGTCGCCAGGGCTCTTCGGCCTCCTCCCCTTCCAAAACGCTCCCTGGGCTGTAGCGGAGCTCCAATTGTTCATGGCCCTGGCTCAAGCGTGACTGCCAGGCCGCTGCCAGGGGTTCGAGCCGCGACAGAGCCCGGCGTCGGCGCCGGTGAATTCGTGTGCAGACCAGAGCCATCTGAATGTCGAAGCTGTCCAGGAGCGCTTGGTGTTCGATGCTTGTTCCTCCGCCCCCTCGTCTCCAGAACTGGCTGCGCTGGCGCAGGAGGCGGTTGTACCGTCCGATCAACTCGGCATAGATCGGCTCCAGTTGCAACACGACCCGATCGAGCCAGTGGCGTCTTAGGGCCGGTTCTCCCCGCACAAGATGAAGATCCAGGGCACTGAAGCCCACACAGCGCAGGGGCCCAATCAGATCCATCTGACGCTGCAGCACCTTGCCGTTGCGTCGTGCCTGACGGCCACCGCGGCGGCGGAGCTCCAGCTCAACTTCGATGTCGTCAACGCAGGAGGCCTTCAACAGAGCTCTTGAAGCGTTCCAGTGGATCAGATCCGCATCCTGACTGCTGCGGTGAGAGCGCAAACTCC
Coding sequences within it:
- the recF gene encoding DNA replication/repair protein RecF; the protein is MRLLRLELQAFRNHCHLQLEIEAPRLLVIGSNGIGKSNLLESVELLGSLRSHRSSQDADLIHWNASRALLKASCVDDIEVELELRRRGGRQARRNGKVLQRQMDLIGPLRCVGFSALDLHLVRGEPALRRHWLDRVVLQLEPIYAELIGRYNRLLRQRSQFWRRGGGGTSIEHQALLDSFDIQMALVCTRIHRRRRRALSRLEPLAAAWQSRLSQGHEQLELRYSPGSVLEGEEAEEPWRLAIEQQLHRQRCEEERLGSCRVGPHRDEIDMLLNGTIARRFGSSGQQRTLVLALKLAELELVGELCGHPPLLLLDDVLAELDPQRQLALLEAVGDSHQCLVSATHLNAFEGEWRQRSQILNADHLRNG